From Fusarium oxysporum f. sp. lycopersici 4287 chromosome 10, whole genome shotgun sequence, the proteins below share one genomic window:
- a CDS encoding aldehyde dehydrogenase (NAD+), translated as MAALKIDLQAPNGLKYTQPTGLFINNEFVPSSGGKKLTSIDPATENEIATVEAADEKDVDTAVKAAKTAFKDWRKVECSERGRLMAKLADLIEAKREVFATIDAWDNGKTYAEAIDGDLVEAVGVIRYFAGWADKIFGQTISTTSQKFAYTLRQPIGVVAQVIPWNYPLCMATWKLGPALACGNTVVIKAAEQTPLSILLLGQLIKEAGFPAGVVNILNGPGGETGSSLVSHPLVDKVAFTGSTATGVKIMRTASEMLKNVTLETGGKSPLLVFDDADMEQAVNWSHFGIMSNQGQICTATSRLLVQESIYDDFVQRFVQRVKTTSVVGNQWDKGVYQGPQVSKAQYDRVLDYIDIGVTEGANLALGGEPSKAGKGKGFFIEPTVFTDVKPSARIYREEIFGPVVVITKFKTEEEAVDLANDTTYGLGSAVFTTDLERAHRVSGNIEAGMVWVNSSQDCDPRVPFGGVKQSGIGRELGEAGLEAYSQIKAVHINMGNRM; from the exons ATGGCCGCTCTCAAAATTGATTTGCAGGCTCCCAACGGACTCAAGTATACTCAACCTACCGGCCTTTTTATCAACAACGAGTTCGTGCCCTCTTCGGGTGGAAAGAAACTTACAAGTATCGATCCTGC TACCGAGAACGAAATTGCCACAGTCGAAGCGGCTGACGAGAAAGACGTGGATACGGCTGTCAAAGCTGCGAAGACTGCTTTCAAAGACTGGAGGAAGGTTGAGTGTTCGGAGCGTGGGCGCCTTATGGCCAAGCTCGCCGACCTGATTGAGGCCAAGAGAGAGGTGTTTGCTACAATCGACGCTTGGGACAATG GAAAAACCTACGCTGAGGCGATTGATGGTGACCTCGTTGAAGCTGTCGGCGTGATTCGCTATTTCGCCGGTTGGGCAGATAAGATTTTTGGTCAGACTATTAGCACGACTAGCCAGAAGTTTGCTTATACACTCCGACAACCTATTGGAGTCGTTGCACAGGTTATCCCTTGGAACTACCCTCTGTGTATGGCTACA TGGAAGCTTGGTCCCGCTCTAGCCTGTGGTAACACAGTCGTTATCAAGGCAGCTGAACAAACACCGCTTAGCATCCTTCTTCTAGGCCAACTTATCAAGGAGGCTGGGTTCCCTGCTGGCGTCGTCAATATTCTCAACGGCCCTGGTGGCGAAACTGGTTCATCCCTAGTATCCCATCCTTTAGTGGACAAGGTTGCTTTCACTGGCTCAACTGCTACTGGCGTAAAGATCATGCGTACTGCCTCGGAAATGCTAAAGAACGTCACACTTGAGACTGGAGGAAAGTCCCCGTTATTGGTTTTCGATGATGCAGACATGGAGCAAGCCGTGAACTGGTCTCATTTCGGGATTATGTCTAATCAGGGCCAAATTTGCACTGCGACGTCACGACTTCTAGTACAAGAGAGCATCTATGACGACTTTGTCCAGAGGTTCGTTCAAAGAGTCAAAACTACTAGCGTTGTCGGTAATCAGTGGGACAAGGGTGTATACCAAGGTCCCCAGGTCTCCAAAGCCCAGTATGACCGGGTCCTTGACTATATTGATATCGGGGTCACTGAGGGAGCGAACCTCGCATTAGGGGGCGAGCCATCAAAGGCTGGTAAGGGCAAGGGCTTCTTCATTGAACCAACAGTCTTCACAGATGTGAAGCCCTCGGCTCGGATTTACCGTGAGGAAATTTTCGGACCTGTGGTAGTTATTACTAAGTTCAAAACTGAAGAGGAGGCAGTTGACTTAGCTAATGACACTACTTATGGTCTTGGATCAGCTGTCTTTACAACTGACCTAGAGAGAGCACACCGAGTGTCAGGTAATATTGAGGCTGGCATGGTATGGGTAAATAGTAGCCAGGATTGCGATCCTAGGGTGCCTTTTGGTGGCGTCAAACAAAGCGGCATTGGTAGGGAGCTGGGCGAAGCTGGACTCGAGGCATATTCCCAGATTAAAGCTGTCCACATCAATATGGGTAACAGGATGTAA
- a CDS encoding dihydrodipicolinate synthase, which produces MAPQALTGILVALVTPFKADGSIDYANLNKHVNRMIDLGVHGIVPGGSSGEFTTLSFDERKSLIEAVIKAADGRVPVVAGVGALSTPDGIELATHHAKAGASALMVLPPFYEAPNLDELKEYFKAIHEASKLPLLYYNIPSITGTNLEPQQLASLSEVGVKYLKDTSGNAPALTELLLGQDKITAFNGWDTLTFYGLAAGAKGSVWGATNVIPELSVELWNAIGVENDLVKGRKIWDKIWPICKFFEGHGYAAALKLGMDIRGWSAGDVRKPFVAVASEHRAELATLLKNAGVKTV; this is translated from the coding sequence ATGGCACCTCAAGCGCTCACGGGCATCCTGGTTGCTCTCGTAACGCCTTTCAAGGCTGACGGTTCAATCGACTACGCCAATCTCAACAAACATGTCAACCGCATGATTGACCTTGGTGTCCATGGCATTGTTCCCGGCGGCAGCAGTGGAGAGTTCACAACTCTGTCATTCGACGAGCGGAAGTCTCTTATTGAAGCTGTCATCAAAGCCGCCGACGGCCGAGTTCCTGTCGTGGCTGGTGTTGGCGCACTATCGACTCCTGATGGTATCGAGCTGGCGACACACCACGCCAAAGCTGGGGCTTCAGCACTTATGGTTCTTCCTCCATTCTACGAGGCTCCCAActtggatgagttgaaggagTACTTTAAGGCTATCCACGAGGCTAGcaagctgcctcttctctATTATAATATCCCCAGCATCACCGGTACAAACCTCGAGCCCCAGCAACTTGCTTCCCTCTCCGAGGTCGGTGTCAAATACCTCAAAGATACCTCTGGCAATGCCCCTGCTCTTACAGAGCTCCTCTTGGGACAGGACAAGATTACTGCTTTCAATGGTTGGGATACCCTAACCTTTTATGGTCTCGCTGCTGGAGCAAAGGGCTCCGTATGGGGTGCCACTAATGTTATCCCAGAGCTCTCGGTTGAACTCTGGAATGCgattggtgttgagaatgacCTAGTTAAAGGTCGTAAGATCTGGGACAAGATCTGGCCTATTTGCAAATTCTTTGAGGGCCACGGATATGCTGCAGCTCTGAAGCTGGGCATGGACATCCGGGGATGGAGTGCTGGTGACGTCCGCAAGCCATTCGTCGCAGTGGCTAGTGAGCACCGCGCCGAGCTTGCCACGCTCCTGAAGAACGCTGGGGTCAAGACTGTTTAG